One part of the Terrimicrobium sacchariphilum genome encodes these proteins:
- the kdsB gene encoding 3-deoxy-manno-octulosonate cytidylyltransferase, translated as MSKTAVIIPARWASTRFPGKPLFPILGKPLLQHCWERCLKAKSVSQVIVATDDMRIAEAAFEFGAEVAVTSPKHPSGTDRVAEVARKLTGVTNIINVQGDEPAIDPRLIDKLAARLDDDRKLDMVTAAVPFADFVSAANPNNVKVVTTKDGRALYFSRSLIPFDRDQTGAAKYFWHVGIYGYRRAFLAKFVAWKPTPLEESEKLEQLRVLENGASIGVIIAKEHGVGVDTPEDVERAEKILRGKKR; from the coding sequence ATGAGCAAGACCGCCGTCATCATTCCCGCCCGTTGGGCATCCACCCGTTTTCCCGGCAAGCCGCTTTTCCCCATCCTGGGCAAGCCGCTGCTTCAGCATTGCTGGGAGCGCTGCCTGAAGGCGAAGAGCGTTTCGCAGGTGATCGTCGCCACGGACGATATGCGCATCGCGGAAGCCGCCTTTGAGTTTGGCGCGGAGGTGGCGGTGACCTCGCCTAAGCACCCCAGCGGCACCGACCGTGTCGCCGAGGTGGCCCGCAAACTCACGGGCGTGACCAACATCATCAACGTGCAGGGCGACGAACCCGCCATCGACCCCCGGCTCATCGACAAGCTGGCCGCGCGGCTGGATGACGATCGCAAGCTCGACATGGTAACGGCGGCGGTCCCATTTGCGGATTTCGTCTCGGCGGCGAATCCCAATAACGTAAAAGTCGTCACCACGAAGGACGGTCGTGCCCTGTATTTTTCCCGCAGTCTCATCCCATTCGACCGGGACCAGACAGGTGCGGCGAAGTACTTCTGGCACGTCGGGATCTACGGGTACCGCCGGGCGTTCCTGGCAAAGTTCGTAGCCTGGAAGCCGACACCGCTTGAGGAGTCGGAAAAACTCGAGCAACTGCGCGTCCTGGAAAATGGCGCGTCGATTGGCGTCATTATCGCCAAGGAGCACGGCGTCGGGGTGGATACCCCCGAGGATGTCGAGCGCGCGGAAAAGATTCTTCGCGGGAAAAAACGCTAA
- a CDS encoding ABC transporter ATP-binding protein encodes MYWRRLIVIFFLLLIAAGFDLIRPWLIGRIVDGAAKVQPWATVMWPLGFFLLSVLGRSISILSRNYYTQQTGMRITCDLRVDLFRHLQSLSLRFYDSRHTGKIVHRISGDTAAIHSLVTGASVNFIGDIITIIGVLVVLANAHWPLAVVTYTLLPLFVFNYLWHRRRLRVESRTHRRNWDRVMSFLHERIASTRLVRAFATEGTEIESFRQRIEADYVNYSRVVWRNSLLSVGADFLTGIGVFVVLGYGSWLVMNGKGELTIGQLTAFLFYLGLLYTPIIRVVDSNAIVQQAATALEKIFALLDTKPHIPENEKLPQLPKLDGSITFDHVSFAYRPQHTTLHDLSFRANPGETIALVGPSGSGKTTVITLLARFYDPTAGRILLDDLDIRDYNVQSLRRQIGIVMQDNILFSGTIAENIRYGRPEATDEEMYEAAKAANAHEFIVQSPQGYGAMLGERGMQLSGGQRQRLAIARVILKNPKILILDEATSALDTESERLVQEALERLMEKRTSIVIAHRLSTIVNASRILVLKAGRIEEQGRHDELLKKGGLYHHLHKLQFARQDAVAA; translated from the coding sequence GTGTACTGGAGGAGACTGATCGTGATCTTTTTCCTGCTGCTGATCGCGGCGGGATTTGACCTGATCCGGCCCTGGCTGATCGGTCGTATCGTCGACGGGGCGGCGAAGGTTCAGCCATGGGCCACGGTGATGTGGCCTCTCGGGTTTTTCCTCCTCTCGGTGCTCGGGCGCAGTATTAGCATCCTCAGCCGCAACTATTATACGCAGCAGACCGGCATGCGCATCACCTGCGATCTGCGGGTGGATCTCTTCCGGCACCTGCAAAGCCTCTCGCTCCGGTTTTACGACTCCCGCCACACGGGAAAGATCGTCCACCGCATCAGCGGCGATACGGCGGCGATTCACAGCCTCGTCACCGGGGCGTCGGTGAATTTCATCGGCGACATCATTACGATCATCGGCGTCCTCGTCGTCCTGGCCAACGCCCACTGGCCTCTCGCCGTGGTGACCTACACGCTGCTGCCGCTCTTCGTTTTCAACTACCTCTGGCACCGCCGCCGCCTGCGAGTGGAAAGCCGTACGCATCGCCGCAACTGGGACCGCGTGATGAGCTTCCTCCACGAGCGCATCGCCAGCACCCGGCTGGTGCGAGCCTTTGCCACGGAGGGGACGGAGATCGAGAGCTTCCGCCAGCGTATCGAGGCGGATTATGTGAACTACAGCCGCGTGGTCTGGCGCAACTCGCTCCTCAGCGTCGGGGCGGATTTTCTGACCGGCATCGGTGTCTTTGTTGTCCTTGGCTACGGCTCCTGGCTCGTGATGAACGGCAAGGGCGAGCTCACCATCGGTCAGCTAACGGCGTTCCTGTTTTACCTCGGCCTGCTCTACACGCCGATCATCCGCGTGGTGGATTCCAATGCCATCGTCCAGCAGGCGGCCACGGCGCTGGAGAAAATCTTCGCCCTCCTCGATACCAAGCCGCACATCCCGGAGAACGAGAAGCTCCCGCAATTGCCAAAGCTCGACGGCAGCATCACCTTTGACCACGTCTCCTTTGCCTACCGGCCGCAGCACACCACGCTGCACGATCTTTCCTTCCGGGCAAATCCTGGTGAGACCATTGCGCTGGTCGGACCCAGTGGATCAGGCAAGACGACTGTCATTACACTCCTGGCGAGGTTTTACGATCCCACCGCCGGGCGCATCCTGCTCGATGATCTCGACATCCGCGATTACAACGTCCAGTCGCTGCGCCGCCAGATCGGAATCGTCATGCAGGACAATATCCTTTTCTCCGGCACGATCGCGGAAAATATCCGCTATGGCCGCCCGGAGGCGACGGACGAGGAAATGTATGAGGCAGCCAAGGCGGCGAACGCGCATGAGTTCATCGTCCAAAGTCCCCAGGGCTACGGAGCCATGCTCGGCGAGCGTGGCATGCAGCTTTCCGGCGGGCAGAGGCAGCGCCTCGCCATTGCGCGGGTGATCCTGAAGAACCCGAAAATCCTCATCCTTGACGAAGCCACCTCGGCGCTTGATACGGAATCCGAGCGGCTCGTGCAGGAGGCTCTTGAGCGCCTGATGGAAAAACGCACCTCGATCGTCATTGCGCACCGGCTCTCCACCATCGTCAATGCCAGCCGCATTCTCGTGCTGAAGGCGGGCCGCATCGAGGAGCAGGGGCGTCACGACGAACTGCTCAAGAAGGGCGGCCTGTATCACCACCTCCACAAGCTCCAGTTCGCCCGGCAGGACGCAGTCGCGGCGTAG
- a CDS encoding PhoH family protein, which translates to MHRTNLMDVPEEQSLFFSTPQRPEGRDTSGMVKNFVLDTNVLLHDPHSLNRFENNHVFIPVEVLSELDRFKNEQSERGANARTVHRFLNQIFGHNAKSVIKGAPTAGGGSVCILVNDALDAAKLSPAMKRFLKIFPDQERMDHRIIGACLALQEREKAPTILVTKDLNMQLKGLAIGLTCQDYLNDKVSVKDAEGYDMRSIIIESHELQRFGSAREIHLETARTGAMEINEYVLLKASDEKLLPARHIGEGNFIRLNIPQSLQMPRGIELRPANPGQQCFLDALLDPEISLITCYGQAGTGKTLMAVAAGLYLTGLHTFSGMTVSRPVVAMGDTLGFLPGTLNEKMHPWLQSIYDAFEVLLPLNPPKTKENSKPSSERKKQQQHHQHAQPAQTVPGAPNGQHPIVKPYEQLMARGLLEIEALCYIRGRSIPDRFFVLDEAQQLTPLEAKTVVTRMSKGSKLVMVGDPAQIDNPYVDSRSNGLVYTRNRLRGQSITAHISLSKGERSPLAEMGASMM; encoded by the coding sequence ATGCATCGAACCAACCTGATGGATGTCCCCGAGGAACAAAGCCTCTTCTTCTCCACCCCCCAGCGCCCGGAAGGGCGGGACACCTCAGGGATGGTGAAAAATTTCGTGCTGGATACCAACGTGCTGCTGCACGACCCGCACAGCCTGAACCGCTTTGAGAACAACCATGTTTTCATCCCGGTCGAGGTGCTTTCAGAACTCGACCGATTCAAAAACGAGCAATCCGAGCGCGGAGCCAACGCCCGCACGGTGCACCGGTTCCTTAACCAGATATTCGGCCACAACGCCAAGAGCGTGATCAAGGGCGCGCCCACGGCCGGCGGCGGCTCGGTCTGCATCCTCGTCAACGACGCGCTGGATGCAGCCAAGCTTTCCCCGGCGATGAAGCGTTTCCTCAAGATCTTCCCGGATCAGGAAAGAATGGATCATCGCATCATTGGCGCGTGCCTCGCCCTGCAGGAGCGGGAAAAAGCGCCGACCATCCTGGTCACGAAGGATCTCAACATGCAGCTCAAGGGCCTCGCCATTGGCCTGACCTGCCAGGATTACCTGAATGACAAGGTCTCGGTGAAGGATGCCGAGGGCTACGACATGCGCTCGATCATCATCGAGTCGCACGAACTACAGCGGTTCGGCAGCGCCCGCGAGATTCATCTCGAGACCGCCCGCACCGGAGCAATGGAGATCAACGAATACGTGCTTCTCAAGGCCTCGGACGAAAAGCTTCTGCCGGCGCGCCATATCGGAGAGGGAAACTTCATCCGGCTGAACATCCCGCAAAGCCTGCAAATGCCACGCGGCATCGAGCTGCGCCCGGCGAATCCCGGCCAGCAGTGTTTCCTCGATGCCCTGCTCGATCCCGAGATTTCCCTCATCACCTGCTACGGCCAGGCGGGAACAGGCAAGACGCTCATGGCGGTGGCTGCGGGATTGTACCTGACAGGCCTCCACACCTTCAGCGGCATGACAGTGAGCCGCCCGGTGGTGGCGATGGGCGACACGCTGGGCTTCCTGCCCGGTACGCTTAATGAAAAGATGCACCCCTGGCTCCAGTCGATCTACGACGCCTTTGAGGTGTTGCTCCCATTGAATCCGCCGAAGACGAAGGAGAACTCCAAGCCCTCTTCCGAGCGCAAGAAGCAACAGCAGCATCACCAGCACGCGCAGCCCGCCCAGACGGTTCCCGGCGCACCCAACGGCCAGCATCCCATCGTAAAACCTTACGAACAGCTCATGGCTCGCGGCCTGTTGGAAATCGAGGCTCTTTGCTACATCCGCGGACGCTCGATTCCGGACCGGTTCTTCGTCCTGGATGAAGCCCAGCAGCTCACGCCGCTCGAAGCCAAGACGGTCGTGACCCGTATGTCCAAGGGTTCCAAGCTCGTGATGGTCGGCGACCCCGCCCAGATCGACAATCCCTACGTGGACAGCCGGTCCAACGGGCTCGTCTATACCCGCAATCGCCTGCGCGGACAGAGCATCACGGCCCACATCTCCCTCTCCAAGGGGGAACGCAGCCCGCTCGCCGAGATGGGCGCGAGCATGATGTAA
- a CDS encoding nucleoside deaminase: MSQPDHEKFIRRAIANSRRASLELCTGGVFGAVLVKDGEIISEGMNRVVASHDPTWHAEMEAIRLACISLQSFKLTGCTLYTSAEPCPMCMATCYWAGIDQVFYAATVEDAFKYGNFDDSPIYKQLALPKEERTIKMTQILREEAVEVWKQYHEKPDRVQY; this comes from the coding sequence ATGAGCCAACCTGATCACGAAAAATTCATCCGCCGAGCCATTGCCAACTCGCGCCGGGCGTCCCTGGAACTCTGCACCGGAGGCGTCTTCGGAGCAGTGCTCGTCAAGGACGGCGAAATCATCTCCGAGGGCATGAACCGCGTCGTCGCCAGCCATGATCCCACCTGGCACGCCGAGATGGAGGCCATCCGGCTCGCCTGCATTTCGCTTCAGAGCTTCAAGCTCACCGGCTGCACGCTTTACACCTCAGCGGAGCCCTGCCCCATGTGCATGGCCACGTGTTACTGGGCCGGTATCGACCAGGTATTTTACGCCGCCACGGTCGAGGACGCGTTCAAATACGGCAACTTTGACGACAGCCCGATCTACAAGCAGCTCGCCCTGCCCAAGGAGGAGCGTACGATCAAGATGACCCAGATCCTCCGCGAGGAAGCCGTCGAGGTCTGGAAACAATATCACGAGAAGCCGGACCGGGTTCAGTACTAG